The following coding sequences are from one Verrucosispora sp. WMMD573 window:
- a CDS encoding class F sortase — protein sequence MRAYQLGRLLVAALAVGGIALVGAGATRLPVRPPQPDGTAAPHRTVPHLPPLPRAVPVEVRIPAIDVRAPLLSVAADAAGALEVPPLDRPAVAGWYRLGVSPGETGNAVLVGHVDSPDGPAVFFHLGRLRPGDTIEIVRADARMVRFAVHDVQAYPKDRFPTDLVYGPGDTAGLRLITCGGRFDRDTGEYVDNVIVFATRAA from the coding sequence GTGCGGGCGTACCAGTTGGGCCGCCTCCTGGTCGCGGCGCTCGCGGTGGGCGGTATCGCGCTGGTCGGCGCGGGTGCGACGCGGCTGCCGGTGCGACCACCGCAACCGGACGGTACCGCCGCTCCGCACCGGACGGTGCCGCACCTGCCGCCACTACCCCGGGCCGTCCCCGTCGAGGTACGCATCCCCGCCATCGACGTCCGCGCGCCACTGCTGTCCGTCGCCGCCGATGCCGCCGGGGCGCTGGAGGTGCCGCCGCTGGACCGCCCAGCTGTGGCGGGCTGGTACCGGCTCGGGGTCAGTCCGGGAGAGACCGGCAACGCGGTGCTGGTGGGTCACGTGGACTCCCCCGACGGGCCGGCCGTCTTCTTCCACCTGGGACGTCTGCGTCCCGGGGACACCATCGAGATCGTCCGGGCCGACGCCCGGATGGTGCGCTTCGCCGTGCACGACGTCCAGGCGTATCCGAAGGACCGGTTCCCCACCGACCTGGTCTACGGCCCGGGCGACACCGCCGGCCTCCGACTGATCACCTGCGGCGGTCGGTTCGACCGGGACACCGGCGAGTACGTCGACAACGTCATCGTGTTCGCCACCCGGGCAGCGTGA
- a CDS encoding YchJ family metal-binding protein, producing the protein MAKRDRRPTSGPEVTGACPCGQGLPYPDCCGRLHRGEADAPTAEALMRSRYAAFAVGDLAYLLRSWHSRTRPPRLHLDPAQRWARLEVLDTNGGGLFDSTGTVQFRAHYREGRAPGTVTERSRFVREDGRWVYLDDDLG; encoded by the coding sequence GTGGCCAAGCGAGACAGACGACCAACCAGCGGACCCGAGGTGACCGGTGCGTGCCCGTGCGGGCAGGGCCTGCCGTACCCGGACTGCTGCGGTCGGCTGCACCGGGGCGAGGCCGACGCGCCCACCGCCGAGGCGCTGATGCGGTCCCGGTACGCGGCCTTCGCCGTCGGCGACCTGGCCTACCTGCTGCGCAGCTGGCACTCCCGTACCAGGCCGCCACGGCTGCACCTCGACCCCGCTCAGCGCTGGGCCCGGCTGGAGGTGCTCGACACCAACGGCGGCGGCCTGTTCGACAGCACCGGCACCGTGCAGTTCCGCGCCCACTACCGGGAGGGACGCGCGCCGGGCACGGTGACCGAACGCAGCCGCTTCGTCCGCGAGGACGGCCGCTGGGTCTACCTGGACGACGACCTCGGCTGA
- a CDS encoding helix-turn-helix domain-containing protein → MGDLFHQLSKQVDRNARRAVRVYQRELPEFRQVDASSHGLAAMMDFAVLLRRRTAALAAEEQPFTDDDLRQMESVGQERGERGISAGAQRQVLMLHSTLTLQEIREASGPDDIEDVMRMLRWLGPQGAVAQAAYTRGFLAGQHRSVPFAARIQRLTLALLHDDPAAGQLAGDLALSHQGQYLVTVVTIRGDTRRLTAKVRARIVETLLHLHRWPMMWRKPSEFVLLTPVSGTVGTLVATEQQTALAVIRGLADAVGRPLSIGTAAGSAGSLAQTVDLARRVSCVAPAQPSPECLHTVADVLIELAVAQLPAVDRWLDDLTRRLSAGPDLVETLAAYYDNDMNRLRTAAALNIHPRTLDYRIRRAHDLLGFHPATARGVRLIGAGIARARADRTQ, encoded by the coding sequence ATGGGAGACCTGTTCCACCAGCTCAGCAAGCAGGTCGACCGCAATGCCCGACGGGCCGTTCGGGTGTACCAACGCGAGCTACCCGAGTTTCGGCAGGTCGATGCGTCCAGCCATGGGCTCGCCGCGATGATGGATTTCGCGGTGCTGCTCCGCCGCCGCACCGCTGCGCTCGCGGCCGAGGAGCAGCCCTTCACCGACGACGACCTGCGGCAGATGGAGTCGGTCGGCCAGGAGCGCGGCGAACGCGGCATCTCCGCCGGAGCCCAGCGCCAGGTGCTGATGCTGCACTCGACACTGACACTTCAGGAGATCCGCGAGGCGTCCGGGCCGGACGACATCGAGGACGTTATGCGGATGCTGCGGTGGCTGGGCCCGCAGGGCGCGGTCGCCCAGGCCGCGTACACCCGGGGTTTCCTCGCCGGGCAGCACCGCAGTGTGCCGTTCGCAGCGCGGATACAGCGCCTCACGCTGGCGCTACTGCACGACGACCCCGCCGCCGGCCAGCTCGCCGGGGACCTCGCCCTGTCCCACCAAGGGCAGTACCTGGTCACGGTCGTCACCATCCGAGGTGACACGCGACGCCTGACCGCAAAGGTGCGCGCCCGGATCGTCGAGACGCTTCTGCATCTGCACCGCTGGCCGATGATGTGGCGCAAGCCGTCGGAGTTCGTCCTGCTGACCCCCGTGTCGGGGACGGTCGGAACGCTCGTCGCCACGGAGCAGCAGACCGCTCTCGCGGTGATCCGCGGTCTCGCCGACGCCGTCGGCCGTCCGCTGTCGATCGGCACCGCCGCCGGGTCCGCCGGCAGCCTCGCCCAGACCGTCGACCTGGCCCGCCGGGTCAGCTGCGTCGCGCCCGCACAGCCGAGCCCCGAGTGCCTGCACACGGTCGCCGACGTCCTGATCGAACTCGCGGTCGCACAGCTACCCGCGGTCGATCGCTGGCTCGACGACCTCACCCGCCGCCTCTCCGCCGGCCCCGATCTTGTGGAGACGCTCGCCGCCTACTACGACAACGACATGAACCGCCTCCGTACCGCGGCCGCCCTCAACATCCACCCGCGCACGCTCGACTATCGCATCCGCCGGGCCCACGACCTGCTCGGCTTTCACCCCGCGACAGCCCGAGGCGTACGCCTCATCGGCGCCGGCATCGCCCGCGCTCGGGCCGACCGCACGCAGTGA
- a CDS encoding lytic polysaccharide monooxygenase yields MPSRRPDRSGRTRSGVRQPLRVLAVLLAMMVGVLPWSSPVQAHGTIINPASRAYQCWQSWGSQHTNPAMQQQDPMCWQAFQANPDTMWNWMSALRDGLGGNFQGRTPDGQLCSNGLSRNNSLNQPGAWRTTNVSSNFTVQLYDQASHGADFFRVYVSKQGFDPTTQQLGWGNLDFITQTGRYAPAQNISFNVSTSGYTGRHIVFVIWQASHLDQAYMWCSDVNFV; encoded by the coding sequence ATGCCTTCACGCAGGCCCGACCGCTCCGGACGAACCCGGTCCGGCGTCCGTCAGCCCCTTCGGGTGCTCGCCGTGCTGCTCGCGATGATGGTTGGCGTGCTGCCCTGGAGCAGCCCGGTCCAGGCCCACGGCACCATCATCAACCCGGCCTCCCGCGCCTACCAGTGCTGGCAGAGCTGGGGAAGCCAGCACACGAACCCGGCCATGCAGCAGCAGGACCCCATGTGTTGGCAGGCGTTCCAAGCCAACCCCGACACCATGTGGAACTGGATGAGCGCGCTGCGGGACGGTCTGGGCGGCAACTTCCAGGGCCGTACCCCGGACGGGCAGCTGTGCAGCAACGGGCTGTCCAGGAACAACAGCCTGAACCAGCCTGGTGCGTGGCGGACGACCAACGTGAGCAGCAACTTCACGGTCCAGCTGTACGACCAGGCCAGCCACGGCGCCGACTTCTTCCGCGTCTACGTGAGCAAGCAGGGGTTCGACCCCACCACCCAGCAGCTCGGCTGGGGCAACCTCGACTTCATCACGCAGACCGGCAGGTACGCGCCCGCGCAGAACATCTCGTTCAACGTCTCTACCTCCGGCTACACCGGACGCCACATCGTCTTCGTCATCTGGCAGGCTTCGCACCTGGACCAGGCGTACATGTGGTGCAGTGACGTGAACTTCGTCTGA
- a CDS encoding FMN-binding glutamate synthase family protein, whose product MRWARHAVPAAVTALAALAARDLLQREHALRRNFPLLGRARYLLESLGPELRQYIVAGNNEERPFTRDQRRWVYASAKQQNNYFGFGTDNDIEYTPGYPVIKHRTFGRAVPSSTPTSGHEVRLPSAKVLGGARRRTHAFRPESVVTISGMSFGSLSGPAVEALNRGAALAGCLHNTGEGGLSPYHRHGGELILQLGTAYFGSRDDRGRFDLARLKDAVAGAPVRALEIKLSQGAKPSLGGLLPAAKVSPEIAATRGIPTGQDCVSPSRHAEFSDCDSLLDWVELLAAETGLPVGIKSAVGDLDFWTELADLMRDTGRGVDFVTIDGGEGGTGAAPLIFTDSVSLPFQQGFARIYPIFAERDLHEQVVFIGSGKLGLPDNAVVAFALGCDMVAVGREAMLAIGCIQAQKCHADTCPTGVATQNAWLTRGLDPASKSVRAAHYIKTLRRDLMKVAEACGVEHPGLIDTDSVEILGGRTSATALREVYGYRPGWGLPSAADRKAVVELMSVEGPQGGSAPPSPTAQR is encoded by the coding sequence ATGAGATGGGCCCGCCACGCCGTACCCGCCGCCGTCACCGCCCTTGCCGCGCTCGCCGCCCGTGACCTGCTGCAACGCGAGCACGCGCTGAGGCGCAACTTCCCTTTGCTGGGTCGGGCCCGCTACCTGCTCGAATCGCTCGGACCCGAACTACGGCAGTACATCGTGGCCGGCAACAACGAGGAGCGTCCGTTCACCCGGGACCAGCGCCGCTGGGTGTACGCATCCGCGAAGCAGCAGAACAACTACTTCGGGTTCGGTACCGACAACGACATCGAGTACACCCCGGGATATCCCGTCATCAAGCATCGAACCTTCGGCCGGGCGGTACCGTCGTCGACGCCGACGTCCGGGCACGAGGTGCGGCTGCCGTCGGCGAAGGTGCTCGGGGGCGCACGGCGACGCACCCACGCGTTCCGCCCCGAATCGGTGGTGACCATCTCCGGGATGAGCTTCGGCTCCCTGTCCGGCCCCGCAGTCGAGGCGTTGAACCGGGGCGCGGCCCTCGCCGGCTGCCTGCACAACACCGGCGAAGGCGGGCTGTCCCCGTACCACCGGCACGGCGGCGAGTTGATCCTGCAACTGGGTACCGCGTACTTCGGCAGCCGGGACGACCGGGGCCGGTTCGACCTGGCCCGGCTCAAGGATGCGGTCGCCGGCGCACCGGTGCGCGCGCTGGAGATCAAGCTCAGCCAGGGCGCCAAGCCCAGCCTGGGCGGTCTGCTTCCGGCCGCGAAGGTGTCGCCGGAGATCGCCGCGACCCGGGGCATCCCGACCGGACAGGACTGCGTCAGCCCGTCGCGGCACGCGGAGTTCTCCGACTGCGACAGTCTGCTCGACTGGGTGGAACTCCTGGCGGCCGAGACCGGTCTGCCCGTCGGCATCAAGTCGGCCGTGGGCGACCTCGACTTCTGGACCGAGCTGGCCGACCTGATGCGCGACACCGGCCGAGGCGTCGACTTCGTCACCATCGACGGCGGCGAGGGCGGCACCGGCGCCGCGCCACTGATCTTCACCGATTCCGTGTCGCTGCCGTTCCAGCAGGGCTTCGCCCGGATCTACCCCATCTTCGCCGAACGTGACCTGCACGAACAGGTCGTCTTCATCGGCTCCGGCAAGCTCGGCCTGCCGGACAACGCGGTGGTCGCGTTCGCGCTCGGCTGCGACATGGTGGCCGTGGGGCGGGAGGCGATGCTGGCGATCGGCTGCATTCAGGCACAGAAGTGCCACGCAGACACCTGCCCCACCGGGGTGGCCACCCAGAACGCCTGGCTGACCCGAGGACTGGACCCGGCATCGAAGTCGGTCCGGGCGGCGCACTACATCAAGACGCTGCGGCGGGACCTGATGAAGGTCGCCGAGGCGTGCGGGGTGGAGCATCCAGGGCTGATCGACACCGACTCCGTGGAGATACTCGGCGGGCGGACCAGCGCCACTGCGCTGCGCGAGGTGTACGGGTACCGTCCGGGCTGGGGCCTGCCGTCGGCGGCCGACCGCAAGGCGGTGGTGGAGCTGATGTCCGTCGAGGGCCCTCAGGGCGGCAGCGCTCCCCCCTCGCCGACCGCCCAGCGTTGA
- a CDS encoding GntR family transcriptional regulator yields the protein MTFVPVTRASVSDLVFGQLRDAIVSGTYRTDDTLPGERELAATFQVNRHAVREALRRLQQLGLVRISQGGATRVLDWRVHAGLDLALSLVRSGDVLPVATLVRDMMDMRACIGVDAARLCARRADDAARRRIVRAVEEFADLAPDLTAMGEANIAVWRLILAGCGNTAYLLAFNSLVAGALAVAEVPPQRRATELLDVTGHRRLASAIADGRDVEAAEQARSLLTAALTAPTRKDSRA from the coding sequence ATGACATTCGTCCCCGTCACCCGGGCTTCCGTCTCCGACCTGGTGTTCGGACAGCTGCGCGACGCCATCGTCAGTGGCACCTACCGCACCGACGACACGCTGCCCGGCGAACGGGAACTGGCCGCGACCTTTCAGGTGAACCGGCATGCGGTCCGGGAGGCGCTGCGTCGGTTGCAGCAACTCGGCCTGGTCCGGATCAGCCAGGGGGGTGCCACCCGGGTGTTGGACTGGCGGGTGCACGCCGGTCTGGATCTCGCGCTGTCCCTCGTACGCTCCGGAGACGTCCTGCCGGTCGCCACCCTGGTGCGCGACATGATGGACATGCGGGCCTGCATCGGCGTCGACGCGGCCCGGCTCTGCGCCCGCCGGGCCGACGACGCGGCGCGACGACGGATCGTCCGCGCTGTCGAGGAGTTCGCCGACCTCGCACCCGACCTGACCGCGATGGGTGAGGCCAACATCGCCGTCTGGCGGCTCATCCTGGCGGGCTGCGGCAACACCGCGTACCTGTTGGCCTTCAACAGCCTGGTGGCCGGCGCCCTGGCGGTGGCCGAGGTGCCGCCGCAGCGGCGCGCCACCGAACTGCTCGACGTCACCGGGCACCGCCGGCTGGCCTCGGCCATCGCCGACGGGCGGGACGTCGAGGCCGCCGAACAGGCCAGATCGCTGCTGACCGCCGCGCTCACCGCCCCGACCAGAAAGGACAGCCGGGCATGA
- a CDS encoding sterol desaturase family protein, translating to MIPAVLYAIPAFLLLITVEALSYRFAPDDAERGYEARDTATSLTMGAGSQVVGVPWKLLTIGLYAAAYTISPFSLSPGDWWVWVLLFFADDFAYYWFHRAHHEVRLLWAGHVVHHSSVFFNFSTALRQSWTPMTSLPFWLGLALLGIPPWMIFLQQSISLLYQFFLHTERINLLPRPIELLFNTPSHHRVHHGSNDEYLDRNYGGILIIWDRLFGTFEAEGDAVRYGLTKNIGTYNPLRVATHEYAAIWRDLRAARCWRERLGYLLRRPGWQPAR from the coding sequence ATGATCCCCGCAGTGCTCTACGCCATCCCCGCGTTCCTCCTGCTCATCACCGTCGAGGCGCTGTCGTACCGGTTCGCACCCGACGACGCCGAACGGGGCTACGAGGCCCGGGACACCGCCACCAGCCTGACCATGGGCGCCGGCAGCCAGGTCGTCGGCGTGCCGTGGAAGCTGCTGACGATCGGTCTCTACGCCGCCGCGTACACGATCTCGCCGTTCAGCCTCTCCCCCGGCGACTGGTGGGTCTGGGTGTTGCTGTTCTTCGCCGACGACTTCGCCTACTACTGGTTCCACCGGGCGCACCACGAGGTGCGACTGCTGTGGGCGGGGCACGTGGTGCACCACTCCAGCGTGTTCTTCAACTTCTCCACGGCGCTGCGGCAGAGCTGGACGCCGATGACCTCCCTACCGTTCTGGCTCGGCCTGGCCCTGCTCGGCATTCCACCGTGGATGATTTTCCTTCAGCAGTCGATCAGCCTGCTCTACCAGTTCTTCCTGCACACCGAGCGGATCAATCTGCTGCCCAGGCCGATCGAACTGCTGTTCAACACCCCTTCGCACCACCGGGTGCACCATGGCTCGAACGACGAGTACCTGGACCGCAACTACGGCGGCATCCTGATCATCTGGGACCGGCTCTTCGGGACCTTCGAGGCGGAGGGCGACGCGGTCCGGTACGGCCTGACCAAGAACATCGGCACCTACAACCCGCTGCGGGTGGCGACCCACGAGTACGCGGCCATCTGGCGGGATCTGCGGGCCGCCAGGTGCTGGCGGGAGCGGCTCGGATACCTGCTGCGCCGCCCGGGCTGGCAGCCGGCCCGATGA
- a CDS encoding lysoplasmalogenase: MNTATGAGRRLVGVRLRQPQRGVAWLWVFAVVAAVELVAVATDVLAAQWMAKPLLAPLLLAWLWRVRAADVPIAAGLLLATAGDIALLVPSETAFLVGMGCFLGTQLAFVTAFIGHRRPRPAAVTGYLALWTVANALLWPRLGELRLPVLGYSLALCLMAATATALGRRVALGGALFLFSDLLIGLGAAGTTAPGHGVLVMATYSAALFLISTGWVARPSDPGRGRRPRRRSDPAPPPA, encoded by the coding sequence ATGAACACCGCAACCGGCGCCGGCCGGCGGCTGGTGGGCGTACGACTGCGGCAGCCGCAGCGGGGGGTGGCGTGGCTCTGGGTGTTCGCCGTCGTGGCGGCCGTCGAACTGGTCGCCGTCGCCACCGACGTGCTCGCGGCGCAGTGGATGGCCAAGCCGCTGCTGGCGCCGCTGCTGCTGGCCTGGCTGTGGCGGGTACGCGCGGCGGACGTCCCGATCGCGGCAGGTCTGCTGCTCGCCACCGCCGGAGACATTGCGCTGCTGGTGCCGTCGGAGACCGCGTTCCTGGTCGGGATGGGCTGTTTTCTCGGCACGCAGCTGGCGTTCGTCACCGCGTTCATCGGTCACCGTCGGCCTCGGCCGGCGGCGGTGACGGGATATCTGGCGCTGTGGACGGTGGCGAACGCACTGCTGTGGCCACGCCTGGGCGAGCTACGGCTACCGGTGCTCGGGTACAGCCTGGCGCTGTGCCTGATGGCCGCGACCGCCACCGCCCTCGGCCGGCGGGTCGCGCTCGGCGGGGCGTTGTTCCTCTTCTCGGACCTGCTGATCGGCCTCGGTGCGGCCGGTACGACGGCGCCCGGACACGGTGTGCTGGTGATGGCGACCTACAGCGCCGCGCTGTTCCTGATCAGCACCGGCTGGGTGGCCCGCCCTAGTGACCCTGGTAGAGGGCGGCGACCTCGTCGCCGAAGTGATCCTGCACCGCCTCCCGCTTGA
- a CDS encoding AMP-dependent synthetase/ligase gives MRETAVEPIVSGEDTTLAEQVWRNAVEDPDAVQFVRPDPDPRSWPVRRSGRGGALPVTCRQFRDDVAAVARGFLAAGIAHGDRIGLLSRTRYEWTLVDYALWSIGAVTVPIYDTSSPEQIRWMLGDSGAVGCVLETADHAFSVADLRSELPELRQTWRIDAGDLIELVARGRTVGVTEVDARRAAVTSADIATIVYTSGTTGPPKGCVLAHRNLSADIGNATAVLPQLLHPGATTVLFLPLAHAFARLIQIGMVHNRATMVHSADISGVLDQLRRFKPTFILAVPRMFEKMHDQARHTAEDAHRGWLFGLAERAAVRYSRALDRPGGPGKLLRLAHLVFDLAAYRRLRAALGGRCRMAIVGGAPLGERLGHFFRGAGITVLEGYGLTETSPALTANLPTAMRIGTVGRPLPGVRIRVADDGEVHARGEVVFGGYWNNPEATRAALTEDGWLRTGDLGTIDDDGFLRITGRTKDIMVTAAGKNVAPAPIEERIRAHPLISQVMLVADGRPYVAALVTVDPQAWRRWREQHGHPGASVSSLRDDPELRGEIQVAIDRANRSVSRAEQVKTFRILHRDLTEVDGELTPTLKIKREAVQDHFGDEVAALYQGH, from the coding sequence GTGCGGGAGACAGCGGTCGAGCCGATCGTCAGCGGCGAGGACACCACTCTGGCGGAGCAGGTGTGGCGCAACGCCGTCGAGGACCCGGACGCGGTGCAGTTCGTCCGGCCCGACCCGGATCCCCGGTCGTGGCCGGTACGCCGCTCCGGGCGGGGCGGCGCCCTGCCGGTGACCTGCCGGCAGTTCCGCGACGACGTGGCGGCGGTGGCCCGCGGATTCCTCGCCGCCGGGATCGCGCACGGCGACCGGATCGGGTTGCTCAGCCGCACCCGGTACGAGTGGACGCTTGTCGACTACGCCCTCTGGTCGATCGGTGCGGTGACGGTGCCGATCTACGACACCTCCAGCCCGGAACAGATCCGTTGGATGCTCGGCGACTCCGGTGCGGTGGGCTGCGTGCTGGAGACCGCCGACCACGCCTTCAGCGTCGCCGATCTGAGGTCGGAGCTGCCCGAGTTGCGGCAGACCTGGCGCATCGACGCCGGTGATCTGATCGAGCTGGTGGCGCGGGGCCGCACCGTCGGCGTGACCGAGGTCGATGCCCGCCGAGCCGCCGTGACCAGCGCCGACATCGCCACCATCGTCTACACCAGCGGCACCACCGGCCCGCCGAAGGGCTGCGTGCTGGCGCACCGCAATCTCTCCGCCGACATCGGCAACGCCACCGCGGTGCTGCCCCAGTTGCTGCATCCGGGTGCGACGACGGTGCTGTTCCTGCCGTTGGCGCACGCCTTCGCCCGACTGATCCAGATCGGCATGGTGCACAACCGCGCCACCATGGTGCACAGTGCCGACATCTCCGGGGTGCTCGACCAGCTGCGCCGGTTCAAGCCCACCTTCATCCTCGCCGTGCCCCGGATGTTCGAGAAGATGCACGACCAGGCCCGGCACACCGCCGAGGACGCGCACCGTGGCTGGCTCTTCGGCCTGGCCGAGCGGGCTGCCGTGCGCTACAGCCGCGCGCTGGACAGGCCGGGTGGGCCCGGAAAGCTACTCCGCCTGGCGCACCTGGTGTTCGACCTCGCCGCGTACCGCCGGTTACGCGCCGCACTCGGCGGGCGGTGCCGGATGGCCATCGTGGGCGGCGCGCCGCTGGGGGAGCGGCTGGGTCACTTCTTCCGGGGCGCGGGCATCACGGTGCTGGAGGGGTACGGGTTGACCGAGACCTCCCCGGCGCTGACCGCGAACCTGCCGACGGCGATGCGGATCGGCACGGTCGGGCGACCCCTGCCGGGGGTACGGATCCGCGTCGCCGACGACGGTGAGGTCCATGCCCGGGGTGAGGTGGTGTTCGGCGGCTACTGGAACAACCCGGAGGCGACCCGGGCGGCATTGACCGAGGACGGTTGGCTGCGCACTGGCGACCTCGGCACGATCGACGACGACGGTTTCCTACGGATCACCGGACGGACGAAGGACATCATGGTCACGGCCGCCGGCAAGAACGTCGCGCCCGCGCCGATCGAGGAGCGGATCCGAGCGCATCCGCTGATCAGTCAGGTGATGCTGGTCGCCGACGGCCGTCCCTACGTCGCCGCCCTGGTGACGGTGGACCCGCAGGCGTGGAGGCGCTGGCGGGAGCAGCACGGGCACCCGGGGGCGTCGGTGTCGTCGTTGCGGGATGATCCGGAGCTACGTGGCGAGATCCAGGTGGCGATCGACCGGGCCAACCGGAGCGTTTCCCGGGCCGAGCAGGTCAAGACCTTCCGCATCCTGCACCGTGATCTCACCGAGGTGGACGGGGAGCTCACCCCCACTCTCAAGATCAAGCGGGAGGCGGTGCAGGATCACTTCGGCGACGAGGTCGCCGCCCTCTACCAGGGTCACTAG
- the manD gene encoding D-mannonate dehydratase ManD — MKIVAADVIVTSPDRNFVTLRITTEDGITGLGDGTLNGRELSVASYLRDHVVPLLLGRDAHRIEDAWQFLYRSAYWRRGPVTMAAIAAVDVALWDIKAKAAGMPLYQLLGGASRTGIMAYGHASGRDLPELFDSIRAHLDLGFRSIRVQTSVPGINAVYGVATQPGPDGKRYDYEPAQRTPLPAEEDWDTRAYLRHLPGVFEAVRNEFGPELPLLHDGHHRMTPIQAAKLGKALEPYDLFWLEDCTPAENQEALRLVRRHTTTPLAIGEVFNTVWDYQTLIQEQLIDYVRSAVTHTGGITAMRKLLDFAAQYQIKSGIHGPTDISPVGMAAALHLDLAIHNFGIQEYMRHGALTNEVFRQSFTFTDGYLHPGEQPGLGVELNEEAAGRFPYQPAYLPFNRLQDGTIHDW; from the coding sequence GTGAAGATCGTGGCCGCCGACGTCATCGTCACCAGCCCGGACCGCAACTTCGTCACCCTCAGGATCACCACCGAGGACGGCATCACCGGCCTCGGTGACGGCACGCTCAACGGGCGGGAACTCTCCGTCGCCTCGTACCTGCGTGACCACGTCGTGCCGTTGCTGCTCGGGCGCGATGCGCACCGTATCGAGGACGCCTGGCAGTTCCTGTACCGCTCGGCGTACTGGCGGCGCGGGCCGGTCACCATGGCGGCCATCGCCGCGGTCGACGTCGCGCTCTGGGACATCAAGGCCAAGGCCGCGGGGATGCCGCTCTACCAGCTGCTCGGCGGCGCGTCGCGCACCGGCATCATGGCGTACGGCCACGCCTCCGGGCGGGACCTGCCGGAACTGTTCGACTCCATCCGGGCCCACCTCGATCTCGGCTTCCGGTCGATCCGGGTGCAGACCTCGGTGCCCGGCATCAACGCCGTGTACGGCGTGGCCACCCAGCCCGGCCCTGACGGCAAGCGCTACGACTACGAGCCGGCGCAGCGCACCCCGCTGCCGGCCGAGGAGGACTGGGACACCCGGGCGTACCTGCGCCACCTGCCCGGCGTCTTCGAGGCGGTCCGCAACGAGTTCGGGCCCGAGCTGCCGCTGCTGCACGACGGGCATCACCGGATGACCCCGATCCAGGCCGCGAAGCTGGGCAAGGCCCTCGAACCGTACGACCTGTTCTGGCTGGAGGACTGCACCCCGGCGGAGAACCAGGAGGCGCTGCGGCTGGTCCGCCGGCACACCACCACGCCGCTGGCGATCGGCGAGGTGTTCAACACCGTCTGGGACTACCAGACCCTGATCCAGGAACAGTTGATCGACTACGTACGCTCCGCGGTCACCCACACCGGTGGCATCACCGCCATGCGCAAGCTGCTCGACTTCGCCGCCCAATACCAGATCAAGTCCGGCATCCACGGGCCTACCGACATCTCGCCGGTCGGCATGGCCGCCGCGCTGCACCTGGACCTGGCCATCCACAACTTCGGCATCCAGGAGTACATGCGGCACGGCGCCCTCACCAACGAGGTGTTCCGTCAGTCGTTCACCTTCACCGACGGCTACCTACACCCAGGTGAGCAGCCCGGCCTAGGCGTCGAGTTGAACGAGGAGGCCGCCGGCCGGTTCCCATACCAACCGGCGTACCTGCCATTCAACCGCCTCCAGGACGGCACCATCCACGACTGGTGA
- a CDS encoding nucleotidyltransferase domain-containing protein translates to MTDQIRQLVGLVERALGGRLVDAYLHGSAVLGGLRPASDIDVLVVAARRLTGRERLLLDGLLATSGSVNRARPSS, encoded by the coding sequence GTGACGGACCAGATCCGGCAACTCGTCGGGCTTGTCGAACGGGCGCTCGGCGGCCGGCTCGTCGATGCCTACCTGCACGGTTCGGCGGTGCTCGGCGGGCTGCGGCCCGCCAGCGACATCGACGTGCTCGTGGTCGCCGCACGGCGCCTGACCGGACGGGAGCGGCTGCTGCTCGACGGGCTGCTGGCCACCTCCGGTTCGGTGAACCGGGCCCGCCCATCGAGCTGA